A part of Girardinichthys multiradiatus isolate DD_20200921_A chromosome 12, DD_fGirMul_XY1, whole genome shotgun sequence genomic DNA contains:
- the myl2b gene encoding myosin, light chain 2b, regulatory, cardiac, slow, which yields MSPKKAKKRADGGSSNVFSMFEQAQIQEFKEAFTIMDQNRDGFIDKNDLRDTFAALGRLNVNQEEIDDMLKEAPGPVNFTVFLTMFGEKLKGADPEETILNAFKVFDPEGTGTLKKDYVTEMLTTQADRFSAEEMEQMFAAFPPDVAGNLDYKNLVHIITHGEEKDQE from the exons ATG TCTCCCAAGAAAGCCAAGAAGAGAGCAGACGGAGGGAGCTCCAATGTGTTCTCCATGTTTGAGCAGGCGCAGATCCAGGAGTTCAAAGAG GCTTTCACCATCATGGATCAAAACAGAGATGGCTTCATTGACAAGAATGACCTGAGGGACACTTTTGCAGCTTTAG GTCGTTTAAATGTCAACCAGGAAGAGATTGATGATATGCTGAAGGAGGCTCCAGGACCGGTCAACTTTACAGTCTTCCTCACCATGTTTGGGGAGAAGCTAAAAG GTGCTGACCCAGAAGAAACCATCTTGAATGCTTTCAAAGTCTTTGACCCTGAGGGAACAGGAACACTAAAGAAAGATTA TGTGACAGAGATGTTGACGACTCAGGCAGACAGATTCTCAGCTGAAGAG ATGGAACAGATGTTTGCAGCATTTCCTCCTGATGTAGCAGGGAACCTAGATTACAAGAACCTGGTCCACATCATAACACATGGTGaagagaaagaccaggaatAG